TTTTTGTATTCGAAGATTTTATGTATGCTGTCActgttactattttttaaaaagatgttATATAGGCTGTCTTGTGATGGGCTTTTGCTtccttattttcaaaaaaagaacaGACTTTGGAAGAAGAGATACTGCGACTCAACAATCTTCGTGATAGAGCAAGTGAGAAAGGGCGTAAGAAAGAATATCCTTTCCTCTGTTGAAACAGTTAACCTCTATTTTAGAACTTGTGTTTTTCTGCTTTTCTCTTGCTCCACACTTTCTTTTGACAGTTCCATATGTTTCTGTCTGATTACCTTAACAAATGGATAATTTAGTTTATAGCATGAGGGAAAGAAAAAAGGAGTAGGTCAGAAACAGGGACATGAACTAATTTAAATGGCAATGAGAAGGTTGGTCCCAAGTAGGGATAGTACTAATTTGAATTACATTTACAATGAGTTGAAGttacttaaaagaaaaaaaaactaaactcCAAGTAAAATGCCAAgtacttttttctttctcattatTATAATCAGATGGATAAATTTACTTCGTATAAATAGGAGTTCTtctcaaaattcaataattattttgatgAGGTTCTGACTATTTTTGTTAGTCAGGATCTTCACATATATTAGTAGTATTTACCATTTTTTATGAACTCTAAACACATGTTAAAATTGGATCACTCGTATTCACTTTTTCTTTCTGCAATCACCTCTTATAACTAGCacaaatgatatgtgttatacaaaaattacttAACCTATAGAAATGCACAAACTGAATCTTTTACAATGAATTAGAGTGAACCATGAAATTGCTGCTGGATCATAGTGCTGTTGTTAACTCACAATTTTCAGTTCAACATctaaatcaattgggagatttATTAGATCTCGCtgtaaaaaatgatttcaatatTCTTCTTTGGATAAGAGCATATGATTTCAATATCTATGGATATCATTGTAAATTGGAACATTGGATAAGACTTTGAGCATGGTATGAGGACTTCCTTGACAATTCCCACGCTCAGAGAATGTGTAGAGAAACTAGAGCTTCTGAAGACTCCTGAGGAACATCAGCGGAGGCTACTTGCAACTCCAGAAGTGCATGCTGATCCAAAGATGGATCCTAATTATGAAACTGAAGAAGATGCTAGAGAATCTGACGACAAAAAACAAGGTTACATCATTTTGTTTTTAGTAACTTTTTCCAATTTATTGGTGATCTTTTTTTATTGGGCGCTATTTGAAAGATTTGCTTACTGTTGATGGTAATGTAATGCAGTTGAATATGGGGGGCCAAGATACACTAGATTTTGTAGAAGGGAAGACAAGCCTATGTCTTCATGGAGGAAAGGTGAGGTGGTGGTTGTACTAGTAAGTCATCCAAAAGTTGACTCTTCGTGAACTAAGTAGaatctttattcttttttatccAGATAAAGAGGGATCTATCATGGCTCGATGTAAAGTTAGTGAAAAAAGAGAGGCTCATGGAAATATTATGAAGAAACTAGGGAATCAAGGTACTGCATGTCAGGTTGTGGATAGGTCTGTATCTGAAACTTCAATTACAAGCTTCTCTACAGTGAACTCAACATTCACCAACAATAGTGACACAGACAAGCTTTGGCATTACCGTGACCCTAGTGGTAGAATACAAGGACCATTTTCAGTGACGCAGTTGAGGAAATGGAATAAATCGGGGCTTTTCCCACTTGATATGAGGATATGGATAAAAGGTGAGCATGATGACTCGGTACTTTTAACTAATGCACTAAAAGGGCTGTTCGATAAATCCCCTCAGGTTCATGGTGAGATTTCACACCAGTCTCAGGAGCTTGGTGCTACTTCTGTTAACAGTAGTGTTGGGTGGTGTGGAAGTGCAACTGGAATAGGGAGAGAATGTGGAGAGAAGGAGGTACCTTGGCACCTCCGTATTACAAATAATCATTCTAATGGTAACACTGAGACTGCGAGGATGGATGGGCTGTCCTCATCTTCGCCACAATGTTTGGACTTGAATAATTCTTATTCTGACAAACCCCATCCATCCAGCCCTGAACCGTCATCCAGTCATGGGAACGTGCGCGGAGCTCCTTCCCATGGGAAAAGATGCCATGAAATTGTTGATTTTCAGTCCAGCACAGGTCATATGGTTCAGGACTCAAGTAGAAGCGGCTGCAATCATAGTATGCAATCCCACAGGCATTTAGGGCAGTCTTGTGGACAGAACTGGGAACCCTCAAACAGTAATAGAAGTTCTAGTTTTGCTTCAGTTACCAAGTCGAGTGATTCATTTCAACAGAATGGTATCACGAGTCATCCGGATCTGCCAAGTCCAACCCCCAAAACAAGCTATGACGATGTTGATGCTCAAGCTGCTGAAGAGCTACTTTCTTTGAGTTTGGTTGTTCCAGTTTGTGCTTCAAATATTCAAGATTTGCCAAGTCCTACACCAGAATTGGAAGAAGAAGCTACAGTTGGGCAGGCTGCAGCAAACAAAGATTCTTTAACTTCTAGTTTTCCTGTTCAGGATTCAGGTCCTAGTTGGAGCAGTGCTTCTAGTCTGGTGATCGATGGGGCCCAACTTCCTGAAATAGCTAATGGATTGGGTGGACCAGCTGCGAAACCATCTATAGACTCTGATCTTATCTCTGATTCTGCACTGAAACCTGCTGAAGCAGTGGGTGATCATGTCGACACACCTACATCAGATGCCAACCAACTAAAACCAGCTGAAGCAGTGGGTGATCATGTTGACACACCTACATCAGATGTCAACCAACTGAAACCAGCTGAAGCAGTGGGTGATCATGTCGACACACCTACATCAGATGCCAAccaactcaataataattccTCATCTCATCCAATCTCAAACTTTTCCGATTGGCGAGCAATCTTTGGTGAGCCAATAGAGTTCAGCACTTTATATGAGGAATCCGTGTCAGACCTATTAGCTGAAGTTGATGCAATGGAATCTCAAACTCAAAGTGGTATGGGTTCACCAACCTCCGCCATGAGGTTCTGTGAGGAGACGATATCTGTATGTAGAAGTGACTTTTTCAGCTTTTTTGAGGAGCTTAGTCCCACACCTGACCCTGCAAAAAATGATGCCTTGAGCTCCACTGAAGATATGCAATTACCTTGTCAATCCTCTCTGACAAATGAACTAGCGAGGACATCACAGGCTGAAGCTTTTGATCCTTTTAAGAGGTCTAGCAGGACTTCATCTACTAGCAGTGAGGGAGAAACAAAGTCAGCTGATATTTCCTTTTCCCAGGGGGAAACTGGGTTCAACATACCTACACCCTGCACCACGGGGAAAACTGCACTTTCAGTCATCAACCAGAGTACTGAACTGGAAACTATAACAACTGACTGTCGTGCAGCACCTGGAAACATGACTTATGGTGGACCAGTTCAGGGATTCACAAATGTTAATCAAGGTAGCAGCATGGGGACTGCATGCGGACATTCAAACACGAATGATTCCCCTTTCACCGGGAATACATTGTCTGAAAGCCAGTGTATATACTCAGGGGAGAGGTCTGGTGGTCCAAGAGACTGGGTTATTCCAGTAGGGGACTCGGGATTTGGAAGGGATAGGTAATTGTAGTTCAGACAGCCATTTAGTGGCAGGGGATACTCTGAACCTCCCCCAAAATGACAATGTGTTGGCAAATTTTATGAGAGTGGACTTTGCAAGAAGGGAGCTTTATGCGACTATTTGCACTTTTGAGAAGGTATGAATTTAAAGGTGAATTCGAACAACCATTTTTTTAGTAGGATGATCAAGATGTAGCTAAaatattagtataattttttagctGATCAAATTTCAGTCAAAGAAGGCAGGATACAAAAAGAATTCCCACTGAACCATAATGGTAACCAGGTAGAAACTAGTACACTAAAGCAGACAATATCATTCTTGTATTTGATCCTGAAATTGTTGCTCTATGTACAAACTACAGCAGTGAATTGATGATAGTCAAGAATTTGTACGTATACATTTTTGCTCTTTCGAGATTGATTAGTTTTCACTCTCAATCTTGTTGCCAATTCTAAGGAATTAGTTCAAGATTCTTGGGGTGTACCGTAGTTGCATTACATCAAATTAGCACAGTTGTAGACAGATTGACAACAGGCGTCCGAAATCATATCTATCTAACCTGACATTTTTACATATTGGTAACATAAATTTCCCCAGTTTTACCAGAAAGCCTATGTATATCGATTCTCTGAATACTGCCAACAATCCAACTTTTTTCAGCTTTATTCGAATTTAGGCCAAAATAGAAAGAGAGTCTTAACATATTTGTTAGGATTTGCTTACGTTAGGTCTGCGGAGAACTACACACAGGAGTTAATTGTTGCATGTATTACTCCACAAATCGTATAGTTTGAAAATTATACAAatggaaaaatcttttttggctagaaaatttggtcagaatggtaaaataacatatttcatactattttattttacctttttgaacatttttatccttttaattttaataccttctaagtaaaagatgaaaaaaaaaaaagtttattttaaaagaaaaaaaatattataaactttttaattttctggcaAATAGTACTAAATTTTAAActcaaagattaaaaaaattagctaCAATATTGAATTCTAAACCCAAAGTAGGTCAGTCTATCCTTTAATTCcccaatatattttaaaaaatctccAATCCCCTTTTGACACGTATATATACTAATTATCAATGAAGAAAccgaaaagaaaaagaagcatAAAAAGCATAATctccctttttcttttaaatttgttCTGCACTAACACTTTGAAGTTCAAAACCCTaccttgaaaaataaaattatctaaactttaaaataataataataaaaatttcttaaaaactcTGCTTCTACTAATTAATCTTTCAAAAACTCTGAACCGGCAGACCCGGTTCAGTTTCCTTCTTCTGCCGCATTTCCAAAACTTTCCGGTGACTGTTCGAATGTAATCCGGTCGAAAACGTCGGACTACTCGCCGGCCGGTATTCTGGTAACAGCCGACCCGATTTAAACCGGACCCCACACGCATTGCAAAGTGTTTTCTCACCTAATGGACCGGTCCGCCATAGTGGAGTCTTCTGCACCCCACAATGGCTGCACTGTTTTGCCCCAATTCCTACCCGTTtctccatcttcttcttcagtttTCTCGCCGCCGGTTTATTTTCCGATAACTGACCCCAAAAATTGTTGGCTGTAGTGGAGGAAGACGAAGAAAATGACATTGACGGCGGCCAAATTCGGCTACTACTTTTCTCTCGTTCGGCACTAAACGAAACGGTGAAACAGGGCTTCTCTCGGACCGGAATTTCTGCGTCTGAATGAACTTCGAGAGCTTTTTCCGGTAGGTTTCCAGCAGAGTATGTAAGTGAATACTCCGAAAATGAATCTTCCACAAAATGAGATAACCATTCTAGGTTATCCAAATCAGCCCCCTGAAAAAATGttcaattcattcaaaataaaacaaatttgtttttatttcacaaaaaaaaaaaagggaaaaaaaagggGACAAAGCTTACAGGAAGACTGAGTTCACTACCAAGAAGAGAACCAAAATCTTGTTTCACAGAAGGAATAATAACAGTTTCTTTATCACTTTCCTTAATCTGTAGCGACGACGAACACttgttttcattttcattttgatttCCTTCGTCGTCAGGGAAACCACTAGACAAGTCAAGAAGGTCGTCAACGAACAAGTCATCGCCGGAAACAAAACTTTGACAGTTGTCAGAGTAATCCATTTCCTGTTCAAAAATGAAGTTAGTTATACTTACAGTATCAAAATCTGAAAAGAAAGGGTCACAACTAGTAGAAGAAAATGGttagagagaagaagaagtaaaaggGAGATTGAATTGGGAATTGCGTTAGGTAAAGAATTGAATGGGGGGATAGGGAGAGGAGGAGGGAACACAAAAAAGTTGCTCACTTCTTGACCTTGAAAACGTTACTTgcccaaatattttttcttatgggTAACGTTTCTTACTTCACCCTTACCCGCATAGCAACATGAGTTGTGGTGGAATGTTAATTAGACGATTAAGATGATATttagattgatttttttaaaattattttataagttaaaaattatAAGTCGATTATATTCAACTTTTAGCTTTTTCAAACACtacaaataatagaaaaaaacttaaaattagaaGTACTTACAATAAGTTGATTCAAACATCCTCTTTAGttagttcataaattttaaagttaaaatttaaaaatatgagtTTTGGAATGTGAAACTATGTTTGGATATGTATTTTgcttgaaaaaatattgaagcTTTGAAAGTGGAAATTTCAAAGCTAATCTAAGCTATTTTTTagaacttgaaaaatatttacaagGAAGATATTTTCAAAATCTAGTTGAATTTCATGgtcaatttttaatttgagaGATAGATTtatcaaaatctaatttaaacTCAATGGCAAAATGCTATCTTAGATTCAAATTTTGggtataaaaaatatcattttggaaagtattttttcttaaataaattcTATGCAATAACAGGGACGGCTCTTGCCTGTGTAAAATATGGCTTATGCCTTAGCCCCCAAATTTCGAGGGCCccaaatttttatcaaaaataaattatgtgttaaatttttttagaaaaaattgattatttatgataaaaagtatatttaaaaaaaaagattattttactCAGTTTAACATATGTTGtcctttgttaaaaataagaattaatagtgAAGGGTATTGAACAAAGagaattacaaattcttttttatttcgtttcaagcattacaacaaaCATATAGAAATGGGGTAATTCAAGTCATCATCTTCCTGGATCAAattctatggttctaactcttatctttatttaatatttgtcaacttTACTAATAGAATTATgttaataattcatattataATTATCTCACTGAAAGGATGTTTTTCAATATTGAGtagataaaatcttacctaaaatcaataactgaaaaaacaacattaaatactactccctttgtcctaatttatgtgacttactttcctttttagtcagtcccaaaacgaatgacacatttctatattaagtaacaatttaactataaaatgtctattttacccttaatgaaatgatttacagccacacaaattccTATAATTCATTGtggaccacaaattttaaatgtcttcttttctttcttaaacttcgtgccgagtcaaactacatcacataaaatgggacgaatgtagtaataattttcatctaaatagtgtaagaaaaataaattatgaataaatgCGTATATgaagtttgtttatattttaggctttaaattaaaattttaatttaggcCTTCAGTTAGGTTGAGCCGCCCCTGTGCAATaacaattcaaattaattgaggctctaaaataatatcaaagacCGTGAaaccaagaaaaaagaaaaaaaagtgacgCTTACCTTCTTTTCGAAAAGAATAGCTGCACTAATGTTGAATAATCTTTTAATTctattctattattattttatatttatatatattttgatttgtgcactcctatttttgttataaataatttaaattacataaaaaagtTATAACTCAAAAATCATAGAAAATATGCGTTGACTATATGATTTATCTTGCCAAAAGTCATAGAAAATATACATTGATTATATAATATAGCTGGCTAAAAGTCATAGAACGTAGACACTGACTATACAATATAACTTACTTATATATGAGCTATACATTgactatacattatgatacaaTCCAAAAACCTGAATATAGTTTAATTATACATGAAGTATGTATTGACTATTCAATCTCGATCAACTTGAATCACCTCTAAACCATCTCAAATTatagatatgaattttttttgatattttgaattttttaatatataattcaCTCAAAACGATTAACATCTACTCTATCATAGTTTTGATATGAAACAAATTAAAGGGTATCGGAGTTTGTTCAGCCCACTTCATTCTTTACTAGGAGTTTGATTTGGTAAAAGTAAGTACAGATAGcttcacttttttattttatttgttataatagTGTAAAGCAAGCAAATCATGTATTAGTATTGATATTGCGTAAAGTGTCTTCAGCATGTTTTACTTCTAAAAtgcaaatatttatttctttgaaattaaaaatatctttttcttgttattacataaatttattttatattgaaaagttataggatttttttttttactttgatgatacaaaaaaactaaataaagtattttcaacatttttcatctaaaaaagactaaaatattttatccatgtttAATTCTAAAGTaaagtactatttactcatgaaaatatgggtaaCTATGGATAAACTTGTAtttacccaacccatttttATCCATATGAAATATGAGCGGGttgaattattacccattttatgTTGACCAATTTTCAACCCGCCCAAATTTTATCCAACCCGCCCATTGGCCACCACTAGGGTAAACACACACAATCTCTTCATTTCTAGCTATAACGATTGTGATGGAGTGATAAGtaatttttcattcttaatcagagGTTAGAGAACGGTTTAACCCCAAATATGAGATTTTTTAACGCGAATCCAAATATAGTCGAACTCCAATATAGATATTAGATACCGAATggaaaatttttataaaaaaaatcttttatatcTACTTGAAGTACATACAAAATTCCATGTAGTTCAACATTTTATACACTAAAATGGTCAAAAAGGATTGAGAGCTTATCCTTATTTTCTACCTACATTTTATATTACGTATACGAAGTTTGTTTATATTCTAGGcctcaaattgaaattttgctTTAGGCCTTCAATTACGTTGAGCCGTCCTCGTGCAATaacaattcaaattaattgaggctctaaaataatatcaaaatggCCGTGAaaccaagaaaaaagaaaaaaagttgacGCTTACCTTCTTTTCGAAAAGAATAGCTGCACTAATGTTGAATAATCTTTTAGTTCTattctaatataattttatattgggAAGTGCTAAATGgctagaaaatttggccagaaaatttaaaaaactataatatttttttttattttaaaataaagggATCTTTTtgccattttttagttaaaaagtattaaagttaaaagggtaaaaatgtttaaaaaggtaaaataacattgataaaatatcattctgaccaaattttctggcaaaaaagattttcccttttatatttatatatattttgatttgtgcactcctatttttgttataaataatttaaattacataaaaaaattataactcaaAAATCATAGAAAATGTATGTTAACTATATGATTTATCTTGCCAAAGTCATAGAAAATATACACGGATTATACAATATAGTTGACTAAAAGTCATAGAACATATACACTGACTATACAATATAACTTACTTATACATGaactatacattatgatacactcCAAAAAACTGAATATAGTTTAATTATACATGAAGTATGTATTGACTATTCAATCTCGATCAACTTGAATCACCTCTAAACCATCCCAAattatagatataaaattttctctatgttttgagtcttttaatatataattcaCTCAAAACGATTAACATCTACTATATCATAGTTTTGATATGAAACAAATTAAAGGGTATCGGAGTTTGTTCAGCTCACTCGATTCTTTACTAAGAATTTGATTTGGTAAAAGTAAGTACATAtaacttcactttttttttgggaaaagggacaaatatacccccgaactatcgtaaatggtatgcagataccctccgtcatacttttgggacattggtgcccctgccatccaaaaactagagcatatataccctttatactaatggacatacacgtgtcataatcttatccactgatccgacatttattaaatatcggatggacggataagattgtgccacgtgtccctatttagtcttccgttagagtgtaTGCTCTAGTTCTTAGAcgacaggggcaccaatgtcccaaaagtatgacgaataatatttgcataccatttacaatagttcgggaatatatttgtcctttttcccttttttttattattacacATACCGTGATATCTCTGTTATAACAATTGGAACACCCAACTAAACGTAtattttaaataagaaaaaaagaagaagaagaagaaatagaagtAGAAATTACAACTCACTGATAGGGTAAAGTCCAGTGTCGATAAAATGAGTCCATATTTTGGCAACCCGTCTAATCCATTTATATTTGAATGAGTTGGGTGAATGACTTTTTAGATgggtaaaatatgaatttatacgcatatttcatatttaaaccATAGAAATATCAGTATTCATGGGTAAAAGATGGGTTAGCCAAATGGGTTAAGCTTTCAActtttattcactcaaaattcatgatatcaTCAAAATGTGTTGTaacttttattcttttttatgttttaattattcttCTTTATAATTGAAAAGGTAAAATCTTTGAccctccaaaaaatatatatactatattacatgtacatttcttttgttaattataattatatttttatttgtttaattttaaattgGATAACAAATAATAGTGTAAAGTAAGCAAATGATGTATTAGTATTGATACTGCGTAAAGTGCCTTAAGCATGCTTTACttctaaaatgaaaatattcatttctttgaaattaaaaatattttttccttgttattacataaatttattttatattgaaaagttgTAGGAATTTTTTTCTGACTTTGATGatacaaaaaaactaaataaagtactttcaacatttttcctctaaaaaagactaaaatattttatccatgtttAATTCTAAAGTaaagtactatttactcatgaaaatatgggtGAACTTGTAtttacccaacccatttttATCCATATGAAATATGAGTGGGttgaattattacccattttatgTTGACCTATTTTCAACCCGCCCAAATTTTATCCAATCCCCCCATTTGCCATCACTAGGGTAAACACACACAATCTCTTTATTTCTAGCTATAACGATTGTGATGGAGTGATAAgtattttttcattcttaatcagagGTTAGAGAACGGTTTAACCTCaaatataagattttttaaCGCGAATCTAAATGTAGTCGGACTCTAAGATAGATAGTAGATACTGAATggaaaatttttttaaaaaattattttatctctaCTTGAAGTACATACAAAATTCCATGTAGTTCAACATTTTATACACTAAAATGGTCAAAAAGGATTGAGAGCTTATCCTTATTTTCTACCTACATTTTATATTAGGAGGATGACTTATAGGTTATTTCCTCTGTTACCATCTGTCGTGGAGTGGATATATAATTACTACTATATTGTATTTCTATTAGCAACAATTATCTAAGTCATCTTATATATGTAATCCTCGTTATTATGCCACGTTTAAggctaattaattaaattttctgGTTTAATTCAGAGTCCAAAATTATGAGTATACCATTAATTCTAAAATGGATCTTTCTGTTTCCATATAGATCCAAGTTTATATATGTTGATTGATACTACAAAGTTTGTTTTACACTATGAGTAACGTTTAGTGTGAGAATTAAGTTATACATtgataagttttaaaaaaagtttgggaAGTTACACATTCCCTTCGCTTTGTTATTTTACTTGCCCCTAcattaaaaatagattttccaTTTAAGCAGAATCAATCAACAgaattttattacttgtttttcATTAATAAAGTTAGTTTAGTAGAATATAtctctaattaaaattttcttaagagATGTGTCAAGTCAACAAAAaccaaataatataaaaagagGGTGTAATATGTGTATGTATGATCGTTCAAATGGTGTGAgaccttttgaaaaaaaatcgtGCGAGCTTTGTCTAAAGCAGACAATATTCCACCATATGTTAAGagtatttttgagttaatttagCCCTGCAACTAGTATCAAAATTTAGATTCAGCGGGACGAGTATAATGAAGGCAAATGATTATGTGGGGCTTGATTGATTTCTCCATATATACAAGCTTAGAGACGCACACATACAAAAATAAGGTAGTAATTGCGAGCTTCAATTACCATAAAATACTAAGATCATGATATAGGTGCGGTGTAAACAAAATCCCACAATAATAACTGAAAAGATTGAAAAACTTTATATAAAGTGCAAGATCTCTTAATTATGTGAGACCTTTTGAGAAAAAGTATACAAATTTAAACCAAAGCCAACAATATCCCGCCAAATTATAAATAGAGATAAGTGATAACATGTACTGATGATAAATTGGTTACAATTTGACCAGATTATTATTAGtacttaccaaaaaaaatatatatatctataagTAGTGATAGTATAAAAATTGTATACCATCACTATGATGGGATGTCCcagtttgaaaattttgagttataaatcgttttccatctattttttttaaatctaattCTGCCTACACAcgtcttatatatatatatatattatatgatttcTTCCTCATTCTTCTTACCTTAAAATCCTTTACTCCAATTTTCAATTGACACTTGTATTCCctttttcctatataaagtcTCCAATCTAATTATCAAATTCAATCACAAATACTATCAAACttcttcaaattaaattacatagTTTGTGTTTGATTAGAGAAATATGGCACATAAGGGTACTAGCCAAGGCCAAATGCACCTAACTGATGAACATGGAAATCGAGTTCATCAAATTGATGAACCCAATGCAATCCAAGGTATAGCTATGGGGTTCGCCCCTGCTGGTACATGCTCTGATACTATGAAGAAAGATCACTATGACGAaggacaacaacaacaacaacttcGTCGTTCTGGTAGCTCTAGTTCAAGCTCTGTAAGTTTTTATCTATGTACAAAATCACAATATAGTACTGTTCTATTTTATTGTATCAGGAATTGTTTGATTGGGCactaaattttgtatttaaaaaaacttttgaaacttgatgtattagacctcttcgaaaTT
The Solanum stenotomum isolate F172 chromosome 12, ASM1918654v1, whole genome shotgun sequence DNA segment above includes these coding regions:
- the LOC125846879 gene encoding zinc finger CCCH domain-containing protein 44-like isoform X2 translates to MDDDNSSPQMCRPCVEEPQSQRLLEDAASSVENCTSIQDMEGKQLVGVPGTMSAVSTGNSNTPAKLKTPMENGIGFAEKTKRGRPPRGAVVKAPQPKRQREEEEGEDVCFICFDGGSLVLCDRKGCPKAYHPACIKRDEAFFRSKAKWNCGWHVCSVCQKASHYMCYTCTYSVCKGCTKDADFFCVRRSKGFCSTCMKIIMLIENIDQGIKEMVQVDFDDKSSWEYLFKVYWMYLKEKLSLTQSELIQAKKPWKGSDTVHAKQQRLPFFHPVAFDGKGIVGKSFDHLELKKPEQLLEPPCRDPPITEIQTIAEAENLCGPGCTPQLEKTQPIELELRRNGSLKKEEASASMGTSLNGRMEWASKELLEFVAHMKNGDTSALSHFEVQALLLEYIKRNKLRDPHQKSQIICDSRLRSLFGKHRAGHIEMLKLLEFHFLIKEDSQGSAFIPAGIVGNVTSRVEADDNNDISFLMNKTKKRKSRRHTEESLVQINLDEYAAIDAHNINLIYLRRDLMESLIEDMEKFQGRVTGSVVRIRISGNNQKQDMYRLVHVVGTSKAFVPYKIGDKTANVLLEVLNLNKKEIVPIDSISNQDFSEDECRRLRQIIKCGLVKRLTIGDIQKKAMELRAVKLNDTLEEEILRLNNLRDRASEKGRKKELRECVEKLELLKTPEEHQRRLLATPEVHADPKMDPNYETEEDARESDDKKQVEYGGPRYTRFCRREDKPMSSWRKDKEGSIMARCKVSEKREAHGNIMKKLGNQGTACQVVDRSVSETSITSFSTVNSTFTNNSDTDKLWHYRDPSGRIQGPFSVTQLRKWNKSGLFPLDMRIWIKGEHDDSVLLTNALKGLFDKSPQVHGEISHQSQELGATSVNSSVGWCGSATGIGRECGEKEVPWHLRITNNHSNGNTETARMDGLSSSSPQCLDLNNSYSDKPHPSSPEPSSSHGNVRGAPSHGKRCHEIVDFQSSTGHMVQDSSRSGCNHSMQSHRHLGQSCGQNWEPSNSNRSSSFASVTKSSDSFQQNGITSHPDLPSPTPKTSYDDVDAQAAEELLSLSLVVPVCASNIQDLPSPTPELEEEATVGQAAANKDSLTSSFPVQDSGPSWSSASSLVIDGAQLPEIANGLGGPAAKPSIDSDLISDSALKPAEAVGDHVDTPTSDVNQLKPAEAVGDHVDTPTSDANQLNNNSSSHPISNFSDWRAIFGEPIEFSTLYEESVSDLLAEVDAMESQTQSGMGSPTSAMRFCEETISVCRSDFFSFFEELSPTPDPAKNDALSSTEDMQLPCQSSLTNELARTSQAEAFDPFKRSSRTSSTSSEGETKSADISFSQGETGFNIPTPCTTGKTALSVINQSTELETITTDCRAAPGNMTYGGPVQGFTNVNQGSSMGTACGHSNTNDSPFTGNTLSESQCIYSGERSGGPRDWVIPVGDSGFGRDR